A single window of Longimicrobiaceae bacterium DNA harbors:
- a CDS encoding DUF4124 domain-containing protein — MRRIRLLVLLAGLAGLAAFAMPAKDGRPLLDFAAVKTRFTDAARGGEESGGGVYKWKDDRGNWHYSNVRPEGRDGVQKVKETITWAKGSGGPAEPEAPRSEQPRSAAELLAESKRLGEKTEARETELQRVLREAQ, encoded by the coding sequence ATGCGCCGGATCCGACTGCTCGTCCTCCTCGCCGGCCTGGCCGGCCTGGCCGCTTTCGCGATGCCGGCGAAGGACGGCCGCCCCCTGCTGGACTTCGCCGCCGTGAAGACCCGCTTCACCGACGCAGCGCGCGGCGGGGAGGAGTCCGGGGGCGGGGTCTACAAGTGGAAGGACGACCGCGGCAACTGGCACTACAGCAACGTGCGCCCGGAGGGCCGCGACGGCGTGCAGAAGGTGAAGGAGACGATCACCTGGGCGAAGGGATCCGGCGGCCCGGCCGAGCCGGAGGCACCCCGCAGCGAGCAGCCCCGGAGCGCCGCCGAGCTGCTCGCCGAGAGCAAGCGCCTGGGCGAGAAGACGGAAGCCCGCGAAACGGAGCTGCAGAGGGTGCTGCGCGAAGCGCAGTAA